The nucleotide window CCACCACCGTAAAATAATCCGCCACCAGTAATGTCGAATAAACCAACCGCTAATGTACCCCAGATACCTGCTACACCGTGTACAGCAATTGCACCTACTGGATCATCAACTTTTAATTTATGTTCAATGAAGCGAACAGCTTCGACTAAAATGATACCACCGATAAAACCAGCGATGATGGCACCAACAATGCTTAAATTTGCTGCGCCGGCAGTAATACTTACTAAGCCAGCTAAAGCACCGTTCAATGTTAAAGAGCCATCAATATATCCAAAGCGGAAACGTGTATAGAAAGCTGTTGAAATAACACCAGCAGATGCAGCTAAAAATGTATTAGCAATAACGCCAGGTACAGAAGAAGGATCAGCAGCTAATGTAGATGCACCATTAAATCCGTACCAACCTAACCAAAGAATGAATACACCTAATGCACCAAGTGGAATAGAATGACCAGGAATAACGTTCACGACACCTTTTGCATATTTACCGACACGAGGACCAACCATAGCCGCTACAACTAATGCACCAACAGCACCAGTTAAATGTACTACAGTAGAACCGGCGAAATCAGTAAAGCCTAAAGCTGTTAACCAGCCATCTCCCTGCCAAATCCAGTGACCTACTACTGGATAAATAATAGCTGTCATCACTACAACTAAAGCCATGTAGGCCATGATATTTGTACGTTCAGCGACAGCACCTGAAATAATTGTTGCACATGTTGCGGCAAACATTGCTTGGAAAACGAAGAAGGCGATATCGTCTACACCTTGTAAGAAAAATCCTGAGCTTCCGATAAAGCCACCAGCGCTATCGCCAAACATGATGGCATAACCAACTGCAAAGTAAACGATACCTCCGATTGAAATCGTTAAAATATTTTTCATTAAAATATTTACAGCGTTTTTAGAGCGAGTAAACCCGGCCTCTACCATTGCGAATCCTGCGTGCATGAAGAATACGAAAAATGCACCGAGCATCACCCAAACTAAATTTATTGAAAGTTCCAATGCTTCATTTGTCATAAAAGCTTCCTCCTTTTGTATCGAGCGTTAATTAATCAATGGCGATCGAGCCAAGTTCTTTTGTACGAATGCGAATTGCTTGCTCAACTGGATAGATGAAGATTTTTCCGTCTCCTACTTCTCCAGTTGAGGCGTCACGTAATAAAACATCTATAATTGCTTGAACCTTGGCGTTGTCTACAACCATCTCTAACTTTAATTTTTGAGAAAATTCCATTGAGTAGGAATTACCTCGGAATAAACCGATACGCCCCTCTTGACGACCTGCACCAGCAATTTCTGAAATGCTTAAACCATCAATACCTTCAAGAGCTAATCCTTCACGAACTTTTGCGAACACTTCCGGGCGAATAATTGCTTCGATTTTTTTCATGTTCAACAACTCCTTGTGTTATGTTATCTAACATGATAATACTCTATTTCATAGAAATCAATCCCTTTATGTAAGAAAAACTAACATGTATTTTCGATGAAATTTATCGAATTGTGAGATAACGAGAAATAACGGGCGTTTTAAGGAGGGATTCGTTCTTTTGGAGACTGTTTTGGAGAAAAAGAATTTAAAAAAGTAGGTGTATAGAAGTAGTTTAATTGGAAGCAGACGTTTTTAAAAACGGACTTTAGGGAAAATAAAAGGAAGGGAATAGTGACTTGTGAATTGCGAAAATTATGTAAAGAAATATTACATCCAAAGAAAAAGGTGCTACGTACTTCGAATTATTTCGAGATAGTGTATACTATGACTAATTATGTTTTGGAAGAAGGGAACTAGTATGAAGGAAAAGTATGTAGACGATAGTTTGGCTTTGCATACAGATTTATATCAAATTAATATGGCGGAAAGTTATTGGGCTGACGGGATTCACAACCGTAAAGCGGTCTTTGAGCTGTACTTTAGAAAGTTACCATTCGGCAACGGCTATGCAGTTTTTGCCGGTTTACAACGCATGCTAGATTATTTAAAAAACTTCAAGTTTAGTGAAACAGATATCGCCTATTTAAGTGAAGAGCTTCATTATCAGGAAGACTTTATTGAGTATTTAAAAGGGATTCGTTTTACTGGAACAATGTATTCGATGATTGAGGGGGAACTTGTTTTTGCAAATGAGCCAATCGTTCGAATTGAGGCACCTTTAGTAGAAGCACAGCTAATTGAGACTGCATTACTGAATATCGTGAACTATCAAACATTAATTGCAACTAAGGCGAGTCGTATTAAGCAAGTTATTCAAAATGAAGTTGGTATGGAGTTTGGTACTCGTCGTGCACAAGAGATGGATGCTGCTATTTGGGGAGCGCGTGCAGCCATTATAGGTGGTTTCGAATCCACGTCTAACGTACGAGCTGGAAAAATGTTTGATATTCCAGTATCGGGAACACATGCCCATGCATTAGTGCAAGCTTATAAAAATGACTATGATGCTTTTCGTTCCTATGCAAAGCGACACAAAAACTGTGTATTTTTAGTCGATACGTATAATACTTTGAAATCTGGCGTGCCTACAGCAATAAGAGTGGCGAAGGAGCTTGGAGATAAAATTAATTTCATCGGCATTCGCTTGGATAGTGGTGATATTGCCTTTCTTTCAAAGGAAGCTCGTCGTATGTTAGATGAAGCTGGTTTTCCGAATGCAAAAGTTATCGTATCAAATGACTTAGATGAATACACCATTTTAAATTTAAAAGCACAAGGAGCTCGTGTCGATATGTGGGGAATCGGCACGAAGTTAATTACAGCGTATGATCAGCCTGCATTAGGTGCCGTTTATAAAATGGTTTCGATTGAAAATGAACACGGTGAAATGGAAGACACGATTAAAATTTCTGCCAACGCAGAAAAAGTAACAACACCTGGTCTTAAAAAGGTGTACCGTATTATTAATAAGAAAAACGGTAAATCTGAAGGAGACTATATTACGATGGTGGATGAAAATCCAGCTACTGAGGATCGCATTAAAATGTTCCATCCTGTGCATACGTTCGTTTCGAAATTTGTAACGAATTTCGAGGCGAAGGAGTTACACAAAAAAGTAATTGACCAAGGTAAGGTTGTTTATGAAAGTCCGTCATTAATGGAAATCCGTCAATATGCAAAGGGAAATTTAGATTTACTTTGGGATGAATATAAACGTTCACTAAATCCTGAAGAATACCCAGTAGACTTAAGTCAAAAATGCTGGGACAACAAAATGCGTAATATTCAAGAAGTCCGCAATATGGTATCGGAACTTGAACAATAATAAGGAGTGTTGACAGTGGATACATTGCAACAAGCAATTATTGATGAATTAAAAGTATTACCTACAATTGATGTAGAGCAAGAAATTCGAAAATCGGTAGACTTTTTAAAGGCATATGCCAAGAAACATCCATTTGTAAAAGGCTTTGTATTAGGAATAAGTGGGGGGCAAGATTCCACACTAACAGGTAAATTAGCGCAAATGGCAATTGACGAATTAAATAAAGAATCGGATGAAGCTAATTATTCGTTTTGGGCTGTACGTTTGCCATATGGTGTACAAGCCGATGAAAAAGATTGTCAAGATGCGCTAGATTATATAGGTCCAACAAAAATTTATACAGTGAATATTAAAGAAGCGGTAGATGCAAGTGTATCAGCATTATCAGCTGCAGGCATTGAGCTAAGTGACTTTGCAAAAGGCAATGAAAAGGCACGTGAACGTATGAAGGTACAATTTTCCATTGCCGCAATGAATAGTGGTGTTGTACTAGGAACAGACCATGCAGCTGAAGCAGTTACAGGGTTTTTCACGAAATTTGGTGATGGCGGAGCGGATTTAATGCCGATATTCCGCTTAAATAAGCGTCAAGGGCGTCAAATACTAAAGCATTTAAATTGTCCACCGCATTTATATCAAAAAACTCCAACTGCAGATTTAGAAGAGAATCGACCGTCGCTACCAGATGAAGTGGCACTTGGTTTAACTTATGAGCAAATTGATGATTATTTAGAAGGAAAATCAATTCCTGGAGATGCGCGGACAACGCTTGAAGGTCATTATATTCGTTCGATGCATAAGCGTAATTTACCGATAACAATTTTTGATACGTTTTGGAAATAATGGTGAGATCACGTTACCTGTAAAGGTAGCGTGATTTTTTGTTTTTCGGGAAAATATACCTATACATAGGTTTGGCGATATATGAAAATTGAATGAACAGTTACACATGTCTTAAAGTGAGATTAAATATATTGTGAAATCGTCGATATATATACCTAAGAACACTTAAAGGAGGGGGCGCGATGAGAACATCTAGAGTTACAGGCACCCATAGCAGTGTTTACCGAAATGCGACACGTAAAGTTCTATCAGATACCCACTTTGCTGATGCAATCAATAGTGGGATGCATGATCATTTTAGACAATCACGAGAGCAGCAAAACAAGCGACATACAAAAAAGAATAGCCACATCCCGAAACCAAAAAAGTTAGTCCAAAATAAAGCAAGGCTTATAGTGAAGGGAATGCAGTTTAACTCAAACTCGGTTAAGACACTAAATCAATTAATACATTGCTCCACACGTGCCAATGCAATGAATAAATTACAACGACGTATTACTACCTATCGTACATCCATTTAAAAACACCTGACTATAAGTATTAGTCGGGTGATTTTATTTTTTTAGAGTAGCGCCCTGTATATTTTTCAAAATTTTGGAATGTAAACAGTTGTACTAAAAAATTCTTTTCGTTATGCTTTGATTATGAAGTTTTTGTGACCTATAAAAATATTAAAGTATCAGTAGATATATCACAGGGGGACATAATATGAATGAACAAATCGAAAAAGTTATCAGAAATATCGAAAAAGTAATGATCGGGAAAAGAGAAATTGCTGAGTTGAGCATAGTGTCGTTACTTGCAGGTGGACATGTTTTGTTAGAAGATGTCCCAGGAGTAGGTAAAACAATGATGGTACGCGCATTATCCAAATCTTTAGGTGCATCCTTTAAACGAATTCAATTTACACCAGACTTACTTCCTTCAGATGTAATTGGTGTATCTGTATATAATCCTAAAACGTTACAATTTGAGTTCCGTCCAGGACCGATTGTTGGAAATATCGTGCTTGCTGATGAGATTAACCGTACATCTCCTAAAACACAAGCAGCACTGCTTGAAAGTATGGAGGAAGGTTCGATTACTGTAGACGGGGAAACGATTAAGCTACCAAAGCCATTCCTCGTTATGGCAACACAAAACCCAATCGAATATGAAGGAACGTATCCATTACCAGAAGCGCAATTGGACCGCTTCTTATTGAAAATAAAAATGGGTTATCCAACAAAGGAAGAGGAAATTGAAGTGTTACGTCGTGCAGAAAAGACGACACCAATTGAACAAATTGAAGCTGTATTAACAATTGAGGACTTAATAGAATTACAGCAACAAGTAAAAGAAATTCATGTAGAGGATAATATTAAAGAATACATCGTATCATTAGCCCAAAATACACGTTTTCATCCGAAAATCTATTTAGGTGTAAGTCCACGTGCTTCCATCGCCTTAATGCGTGCTTCCCAAGCCTATGCCTTCATGAAAGGAAGAAGCTATGTATTGCCAGATGATGTCCAATATTTAGCGAAATTCGTTTTTGGTCACCGGATCATTTTGAAGCCTGAAGCACGCTATGAAAATGTGAAAGAAGAACAAGTAATCGAAAGTGTATTGCGTTACGTACACGTTCCTGTGAAAAGGTATGTTGCGGAATGAAACGTTTAAAGCAATTTTTTCACCATGGAGGACGACTTGTAATAGTCATCTTGCTACTCCTCGTTACGTATTGCTATGCGATGTTCCAGGGGGGCTTTGTTAGCTGGTTTGTATTTTTTACGATTTTACCATTTTCAATTTATTCGATTTTACTAGCGCTCGTACCGATCCGGATGGCAGAAATTTCGAGGACATTCTCAAAGGGACGATTAGAACGTGGAGATGATGTTCTCGTTACCGTTAAATTTCGCAATAAAAGCTGGTTTCCAATTATTTTTATGACGGTTAATGAAATGCCGATGAAGGATGGTTTTTACGAAGCGTTAAATGGCAATGCGAATAAATTATTTTTAGTTGGCTGGAAGCGTGAATTCGAATGGTCTTATGAATTAAAGGAACTAAAGCGCGGAGAGCACCATTTTAAAGGATTGCAGTTTACATGTGCAGATTTTTTGGGTTGGACGATTCGTCATATCGAGCTGGAAAGTCCGCAAATGTTTTTAGTTTATCCAAAAGTATTTGATGTAAAAACGATTCCAATGCGTATGCAATATGACCAAGGGGCGGCAATGTTGCAGTATTCTTTAATTAAAGATACAACGATGGCAACAGGAGTAAGAGAATATGTGCCTGGAGATCGATTTTCTTGGGTGCATTGGAAGTCCTTTGCAAAAAATGGGGAGCTTCGTACAAAAGAGTTTGAAGATAAGCAGTCGCAAAATACATTTATATTAATCGATCGATCCATTCAGAAAAATTT belongs to Solibacillus sp. FSL R7-0682 and includes:
- a CDS encoding AAA family ATPase; protein product: MNEQIEKVIRNIEKVMIGKREIAELSIVSLLAGGHVLLEDVPGVGKTMMVRALSKSLGASFKRIQFTPDLLPSDVIGVSVYNPKTLQFEFRPGPIVGNIVLADEINRTSPKTQAALLESMEEGSITVDGETIKLPKPFLVMATQNPIEYEGTYPLPEAQLDRFLLKIKMGYPTKEEEIEVLRRAEKTTPIEQIEAVLTIEDLIELQQQVKEIHVEDNIKEYIVSLAQNTRFHPKIYLGVSPRASIALMRASQAYAFMKGRSYVLPDDVQYLAKFVFGHRIILKPEARYENVKEEQVIESVLRYVHVPVKRYVAE
- a CDS encoding P-II family nitrogen regulator, with amino-acid sequence MKKIEAIIRPEVFAKVREGLALEGIDGLSISEIAGAGRQEGRIGLFRGNSYSMEFSQKLKLEMVVDNAKVQAIIDVLLRDASTGEVGDGKIFIYPVEQAIRIRTKELGSIAID
- the nadE gene encoding ammonia-dependent NAD(+) synthetase, yielding MDTLQQAIIDELKVLPTIDVEQEIRKSVDFLKAYAKKHPFVKGFVLGISGGQDSTLTGKLAQMAIDELNKESDEANYSFWAVRLPYGVQADEKDCQDALDYIGPTKIYTVNIKEAVDASVSALSAAGIELSDFAKGNEKARERMKVQFSIAAMNSGVVLGTDHAAEAVTGFFTKFGDGGADLMPIFRLNKRQGRQILKHLNCPPHLYQKTPTADLEENRPSLPDEVALGLTYEQIDDYLEGKSIPGDARTTLEGHYIRSMHKRNLPITIFDTFWK
- a CDS encoding nicotinate phosphoribosyltransferase; translated protein: MKEKYVDDSLALHTDLYQINMAESYWADGIHNRKAVFELYFRKLPFGNGYAVFAGLQRMLDYLKNFKFSETDIAYLSEELHYQEDFIEYLKGIRFTGTMYSMIEGELVFANEPIVRIEAPLVEAQLIETALLNIVNYQTLIATKASRIKQVIQNEVGMEFGTRRAQEMDAAIWGARAAIIGGFESTSNVRAGKMFDIPVSGTHAHALVQAYKNDYDAFRSYAKRHKNCVFLVDTYNTLKSGVPTAIRVAKELGDKINFIGIRLDSGDIAFLSKEARRMLDEAGFPNAKVIVSNDLDEYTILNLKAQGARVDMWGIGTKLITAYDQPALGAVYKMVSIENEHGEMEDTIKISANAEKVTTPGLKKVYRIINKKNGKSEGDYITMVDENPATEDRIKMFHPVHTFVSKFVTNFEAKELHKKVIDQGKVVYESPSLMEIRQYAKGNLDLLWDEYKRSLNPEEYPVDLSQKCWDNKMRNIQEVRNMVSELEQ
- a CDS encoding DUF58 domain-containing protein, translated to MKRLKQFFHHGGRLVIVILLLLVTYCYAMFQGGFVSWFVFFTILPFSIYSILLALVPIRMAEISRTFSKGRLERGDDVLVTVKFRNKSWFPIIFMTVNEMPMKDGFYEALNGNANKLFLVGWKREFEWSYELKELKRGEHHFKGLQFTCADFLGWTIRHIELESPQMFLVYPKVFDVKTIPMRMQYDQGAAMLQYSLIKDTTMATGVREYVPGDRFSWVHWKSFAKNGELRTKEFEDKQSQNTFILIDRSIQKNFEQVVDFAASYIQKMIKERGEVSFLSVGIDRYFAPVIKTDSQFEKVMQHLVLMQPDAQFAVDRLLYQEQKTMNRSVIVIITGELMPDLIEVLNSDGRFANKVQCFVVNENVEQVKLMGKNQVHYVTNDWLKTNYSEVKY
- a CDS encoding ammonium transporter, with translation MTNEALELSINLVWVMLGAFFVFFMHAGFAMVEAGFTRSKNAVNILMKNILTISIGGIVYFAVGYAIMFGDSAGGFIGSSGFFLQGVDDIAFFVFQAMFAATCATIISGAVAERTNIMAYMALVVVMTAIIYPVVGHWIWQGDGWLTALGFTDFAGSTVVHLTGAVGALVVAAMVGPRVGKYAKGVVNVIPGHSIPLGALGVFILWLGWYGFNGASTLAADPSSVPGVIANTFLAASAGVISTAFYTRFRFGYIDGSLTLNGALAGLVSITAGAANLSIVGAIIAGFIGGIILVEAVRFIEHKLKVDDPVGAIAVHGVAGIWGTLAVGLFDITGGGLFYGGGATLLGVQALGVAAIIVWTAGTVAISTYVIKAFVPLRVSQEDEVEGLDMAEHGASAYEFQDVFKGVTKSSDSFAQRLTNLGKPTGSGNVQEKRI